A single Bifidobacterium asteroides DNA region contains:
- a CDS encoding LytR C-terminal domain-containing protein — MDSRVGNMMNPEPLDEREARRQFVRRRQKMVFTIAVSALVVILVICGLIIFGSIGHTAKHATIAKPNYGVAVPCPPDKSKLVNHPDIRVRVLNGTNKSGLATALASALRNRGFNMQDVADYPGKTETARTQIRFGASAIDRGYTVGSQFNDAVLVMDDRSDDLIDVVIGATFTDLNDEDSTSVVGRNIKAIKGCLADPSSLKNLPKAPKA; from the coding sequence ATGGACAGTAGAGTAGGCAACATGATGAATCCCGAACCACTCGACGAACGCGAGGCCCGCAGGCAGTTCGTACGACGGCGGCAGAAGATGGTCTTCACTATAGCCGTCAGCGCCCTGGTGGTCATCCTGGTCATCTGTGGTCTGATCATCTTCGGATCCATCGGGCATACCGCCAAACATGCCACCATCGCCAAGCCCAACTATGGGGTCGCTGTGCCCTGTCCGCCCGACAAGTCCAAGCTGGTCAACCACCCCGACATCCGTGTGCGGGTGCTCAACGGAACCAACAAGTCCGGTCTGGCCACTGCTCTGGCGTCGGCCCTGCGCAATCGGGGATTCAACATGCAGGATGTAGCAGACTATCCGGGCAAGACCGAGACAGCGCGCACCCAGATACGCTTCGGCGCCTCGGCCATTGACCGCGGCTACACGGTGGGATCCCAATTCAACGATGCCGTGCTGGTCATGGACGACCGCAGCGACGATCTGATCGATGTGGTCATCGGGGCAACCTTTACCGATCTGAACGACGAGGACAGCACCTCTGTCGTCGGCCGTAACATCAAAGCCATCAAGGGCTGCCTGGCCGACCCCTCCTCCCTGAAGAACCTGCCCAAGGCTCCCAAGGCCTGA
- a CDS encoding RCC1 domain-containing protein — MRQRSGMAAAALAFLLALSCTPALAGSTGSPSGEATPITLDKQQGDDSPQAVSPSSSPPMPSPPTSSPLSHTTPMPSSPTLDTAGDADAVQARSYAAWTVSFDTAGGGSVGRQTVPDGGQASRPSPDPVRDGYLFDGWFQGDVAYDFTQPVTGSITLTAHWTKGDGHWAISPSQGPIAGGAKVTLTPPAQRGIRLSQLSMGGLHSAAISSDGNLYTWGDNGAGELGDGTNTNRSTPVQVKKPKGTPEKFIWKEVSIGWDHSAAFGSDGNLYIWGQNGRGQLGDGTTTKRNAPAPVDKPQGTPAGFTWKQFTLGDLSTAAFGSDGNLYIWGNNQYGQLGNGTTTNQTRPIKVDKPQGTPAGFTWKQASLSCNHSGAIGSDGNLYTWGWNFSGQLGDGTTTDRHTPTLVKKPQGAPAGFTWKQVSIGWQHSAAIGSDGNLYTWGQNYRTQLGDGTNTDRHTPTLVSKPQGAPAGFTWKQVNLGDWHTEALGSDGNFYIWGSNENGQLGDGTNTTRGRPIPVSKPQGAPAGFTWKYTIPGCNHTAAIGSDGNLYTWGVNGNGQLGNGTTTSWNKPGMVNFPGAVTPTSVLFGQAKATGITANQDGTWQVSTPKHEPGGVDVTVGWSRNGPQPDDHLQYTYIAPQYQVGFNSKNDSCPTPTGMPPSQSVTQDGQTERPYPDPRAEGCLFDGWFQGDVAYDFSQPVTHDTTLTAHWTREDTQHWSISPDHGPETGGTEVTLTPPAQRGIRFNQIRLGYNHSAAIGSDGNLYTWGGNDDGQLGDGTNTSRSRPTLVDKPQGAADGFTWKQVILGGWHSAAIGSDGNLYAWGDNGSGQLGNGTTTNQNRPVLISKPDGAPKGFTWKQVNLGGFHSAAIGSDGSLYTWGYNEYGQLGNGTTTNQSRPVLIGKPQDAPEGFTWKQVNLGGWHSAAIGSDGGLYTWGDNQYGELGDGTTTKRNMPVQIGKPQGAPEGFTWTQASLGEHHSAAIGSDGGLYTWGRNSESQLGDGTTTDRQTPIQIAKSNGFTWTQASLGDGDSVASGSDGNLYAWGWNISGQLGDGTTTDRQTPTLVSKPQGAPKGFAWKQSGVGWYHSAAIGSDGQLYTWGNNGNGQLGRAPSNAWPASRPGPVSFPGEPQTTSVCFGQNQGQGTCLAAGKDLKPSPDGTWKVTTPPYTPGLAPVAIDWTQDGKQQETDKGNTYRYLPIASLPLTGGDGMLLLLAIGLLTAGAATAAKSRQKQARMTGSMNTSHK; from the coding sequence ATGCGTCAGCGTTCAGGCATGGCAGCAGCAGCCCTGGCCTTTCTCCTAGCCCTGTCCTGCACACCTGCTTTGGCCGGGAGCACCGGCAGTCCATCCGGAGAAGCCACGCCCATCACCCTGGACAAACAGCAGGGGGATGATAGCCCGCAGGCCGTATCGCCGTCCTCCTCCCCACCAATGCCTTCCCCACCAACGTCCTCACCCCTGAGCCACACGACCCCGATGCCTTCCTCACCCACGCTCGACACTGCCGGCGATGCTGATGCCGTCCAGGCCCGGTCCTACGCAGCCTGGACGGTCAGCTTCGACACGGCAGGCGGCGGCAGCGTTGGCAGGCAGACCGTCCCCGACGGGGGCCAGGCCAGTCGGCCCAGCCCCGACCCCGTCAGGGACGGATACCTGTTCGACGGCTGGTTCCAAGGCGACGTCGCCTACGACTTCACCCAGCCCGTCACCGGCAGCATCACCCTCACCGCCCACTGGACCAAGGGAGACGGCCATTGGGCCATCAGCCCCAGCCAAGGGCCCATAGCCGGGGGCGCCAAGGTCACCCTCACCCCGCCCGCGCAACGCGGCATCAGACTCAGCCAACTCAGCATGGGCGGCCTTCATTCCGCGGCCATCAGCTCGGACGGCAACCTCTACACCTGGGGAGACAATGGCGCTGGCGAGCTGGGCGACGGCACCAACACCAACCGGTCCACACCAGTCCAAGTCAAAAAGCCCAAGGGCACGCCGGAAAAATTCATTTGGAAAGAAGTCAGCATAGGCTGGGACCATTCTGCGGCATTCGGTTCGGACGGCAACCTCTACATCTGGGGCCAAAACGGCCGCGGCCAGCTGGGCGACGGCACCACCACCAAGCGGAACGCACCGGCCCCGGTCGACAAGCCCCAAGGCACGCCAGCAGGATTCACCTGGAAACAATTCACCCTAGGCGACTTGAGTACCGCAGCATTCGGTTCGGACGGCAACCTCTACATCTGGGGAAACAACCAGTATGGGCAGCTGGGCAACGGCACCACCACCAACCAGACCAGGCCGATCAAGGTCGACAAGCCCCAAGGCACGCCAGCAGGATTCACCTGGAAACAGGCCAGCCTTAGCTGCAATCATTCCGGAGCTATAGGCTCGGACGGCAACCTCTACACCTGGGGATGGAACTTCAGCGGCCAGCTGGGCGACGGCACTACCACCGACCGGCACACGCCCACCCTGGTCAAGAAGCCCCAAGGCGCACCCGCCGGGTTCACCTGGAAACAGGTCAGCATAGGCTGGCAGCATTCCGCGGCAATCGGCTCGGACGGCAACCTCTACACCTGGGGGCAGAACTACAGAACCCAGCTGGGCGACGGCACCAACACCGACCGGCACACGCCCACCCTGGTCAGCAAGCCCCAAGGCGCACCCGCCGGGTTCACCTGGAAACAGGTCAACCTAGGCGACTGGCATACCGAGGCGTTGGGCTCGGACGGCAACTTCTACATCTGGGGAAGCAACGAAAACGGTCAGCTGGGCGATGGCACCAACACCACCCGGGGCAGGCCAATCCCGGTCAGCAAGCCCCAAGGCGCACCCGCCGGGTTCACCTGGAAATACACGATCCCAGGATGCAACCATACCGCAGCGATCGGCTCGGACGGCAACCTCTACACCTGGGGAGTCAACGGCAACGGCCAGCTGGGCAACGGCACCACCACCAGCTGGAATAAGCCGGGCATGGTCAACTTCCCCGGCGCCGTCACGCCCACCAGCGTCCTGTTCGGCCAGGCCAAGGCCACAGGGATCACGGCCAACCAAGACGGCACCTGGCAGGTATCCACGCCCAAGCATGAGCCGGGGGGCGTGGACGTGACGGTCGGCTGGAGCCGGAACGGGCCGCAGCCGGACGATCACCTGCAATACACGTACATCGCCCCCCAATACCAAGTCGGCTTCAATTCCAAAAACGATTCCTGCCCCACCCCCACGGGCATGCCCCCCAGCCAGTCCGTCACCCAGGACGGGCAGACGGAACGCCCCTACCCGGACCCGAGGGCCGAAGGCTGCCTGTTCGACGGCTGGTTCCAAGGCGATGTCGCCTACGACTTCAGCCAGCCAGTCACCCATGACACCACCCTGACCGCCCACTGGACCAGGGAAGACACGCAGCACTGGTCCATCAGCCCGGACCATGGGCCCGAGACCGGCGGCACCGAGGTGACCCTGACTCCGCCCGCACAGCGAGGCATCAGATTCAACCAGATCAGACTGGGCTACAACCATTCCGCAGCCATCGGCTCAGACGGCAACCTCTACACTTGGGGAGGCAACGACGACGGACAGCTGGGCGACGGCACCAACACCAGCCGGAGCAGGCCGACCCTGGTCGACAAGCCTCAGGGGGCGGCGGACGGGTTCACCTGGAAACAGGTCATCCTCGGCGGCTGGCATTCCGCAGCCATCGGCTCCGACGGCAACCTGTACGCCTGGGGGGACAATGGCAGTGGTCAGCTGGGCAACGGCACCACCACCAACCAGAACAGACCAGTCCTGATAAGTAAGCCCGATGGAGCACCCAAAGGATTCACCTGGAAACAGGTCAACCTAGGCGGCTTTCATTCCGCGGCCATCGGCTCCGACGGCAGCCTCTACACTTGGGGGTACAACGAATACGGCCAGCTTGGCAACGGCACCACCACCAACCAGAGCAGGCCAGTCCTGATAGGTAAGCCCCAAGACGCACCTGAAGGATTCACCTGGAAACAGGTCAACCTAGGCGGCTGGCATTCCGCAGCCATCGGCTCCGACGGAGGCCTCTACACCTGGGGAGACAATCAGTACGGCGAACTAGGCGACGGCACCACCACCAAGCGGAACATGCCAGTGCAAATCGGTAAGCCCCAAGGAGCGCCAGAAGGATTCACCTGGACACAAGCCAGCCTAGGAGAACATCATTCCGCAGCCATCGGCTCCGACGGCGGCCTGTACACCTGGGGAAGAAATTCCGAGAGCCAGCTGGGCGACGGCACCACCACCGACCGGCAGACGCCAATTCAGATCGCGAAGTCCAATGGATTCACCTGGACACAAGCCAGCCTAGGCGACGGGGATTCTGTAGCTTCCGGATCCGATGGGAACCTGTACGCCTGGGGATGGAACATCAGCGGCCAGCTGGGCGACGGCACCACCACCGACCGGCAGACGCCGACCCTGGTCAGCAAGCCCCAGGGGGCGCCCAAGGGATTCGCCTGGAAACAATCCGGCGTGGGATGGTATCATTCCGCAGCCATCGGCTCCGACGGCCAGCTTTACACCTGGGGAAACAACGGCAACGGTCAGCTGGGGCGCGCCCCCTCCAACGCCTGGCCGGCCAGCCGGCCGGGACCGGTCAGCTTCCCCGGAGAGCCGCAGACCACCAGCGTATGCTTCGGCCAGAATCAGGGGCAGGGCACGTGCCTCGCCGCAGGCAAGGACCTCAAGCCCAGCCCCGACGGCACCTGGAAGGTGACCACTCCCCCTTACACGCCAGGGCTGGCGCCCGTGGCCATCGACTGGACCCAGGACGGCAAACAGCAGGAAACCGACAAGGGCAACACCTACCGGTACCTGCCCATCGCCAGCCTGCCCCTGACCGGAGGCGACGGCATGCTCCTTCTGCTCGCCATAGGACTGCTCACCGCAGGAGCCGCCACAGCCGCCAAAAGCCGCCAAAAGCAGGCCCGCATGACAGGCAGCATGAACACTTCACACAAGTAA